From a single Desulfatibacillum aliphaticivorans DSM 15576 genomic region:
- a CDS encoding phosphatase PAP2 family protein has translation MVKKPRCFLVYYLYWVPYTLVYEATNRFLLFPPTQLEFTWLDANLPFVSFLVPVYVSYLLFGCLILANSKDNQELNDLFYLTHFQLLVCALFFVFFPVSFPRHEYYAGSAFTKVFLDFWLWFDAPNNCFPSLHTANCALAIHYSLGKKWQWLFCFWGGMIIVSTVLCKQHYIVDLAAGLCVYLLSIRFKEWVLDPWKGAAGAVA, from the coding sequence TTGGTTAAAAAACCGCGTTGTTTTTTGGTTTATTATTTATACTGGGTTCCATACACCCTGGTCTACGAAGCTACCAACCGCTTCCTTTTGTTCCCTCCCACCCAACTTGAATTCACATGGCTGGATGCAAACCTGCCTTTTGTTTCCTTTCTTGTGCCCGTTTATGTAAGCTACCTTTTATTCGGTTGCCTGATACTGGCGAACTCCAAAGATAACCAGGAGTTGAATGACCTGTTTTACCTGACACACTTCCAGTTGCTGGTGTGCGCCCTGTTTTTCGTGTTTTTTCCCGTTTCATTTCCCAGGCACGAGTATTACGCCGGCTCGGCGTTCACGAAAGTATTCCTTGATTTTTGGCTGTGGTTCGACGCTCCCAACAATTGCTTCCCCAGCCTGCACACGGCCAACTGCGCCCTGGCCATCCACTATAGCCTGGGCAAAAAATGGCAGTGGTTGTTTTGCTTTTGGGGAGGAATGATTATTGTTTCCACGGTGCTGTGCAAACAGCATTACATCGTGGATCTGGCTGCTGGATTATGCGTTTATCTCTTATCCATTCGATTTAAAGAGTGGGTCCTGGACCCCTGGAAAGGCGCCGCCGGGGCCGTTGCCTAA
- a CDS encoding prolipoprotein diacylglyceryl transferase family protein, producing the protein MYPQIHIGTGYISSYNVALLTAVLCGWAAYVLGDARLWEASTPLARVKKLLGLSLAFWLLGVLCLQATVYFHFIFDNISDKVWDKLSMMDIVFAHPLKTIKVLYGLIFAFPLGIFLISLVDRSERFYDLLNKKTFIIFLVLGFARVGCFLNGCCYGICSDTFGVRFPMNSVAAWEHLRRGLTRGFVAPPSLPVIPTQAISAVFLFALAFFALRASLKNKSHVFFHYVFYYAIFRFFIEFLRADIDRAYYGPLSASQWISLFIFLLYGLWRRFGRKTSSTV; encoded by the coding sequence ATGTATCCCCAGATACACATTGGCACAGGGTATATCAGTTCCTACAACGTCGCGCTGTTAACGGCTGTCCTGTGCGGATGGGCTGCGTACGTGCTGGGGGACGCCCGCTTGTGGGAGGCGTCCACTCCTTTGGCCAGGGTCAAGAAATTGCTGGGCCTGTCCCTGGCGTTTTGGCTTCTTGGCGTGCTCTGCCTCCAGGCGACCGTCTATTTTCATTTTATCTTTGACAACATATCCGACAAGGTTTGGGACAAACTGTCCATGATGGACATTGTGTTCGCCCATCCGCTAAAAACCATCAAAGTGCTTTACGGGCTTATTTTCGCCTTTCCCCTGGGGATTTTTTTGATCTCCCTGGTGGACAGGAGCGAGCGTTTTTATGATCTGCTGAACAAAAAAACCTTTATCATATTCCTGGTTCTCGGGTTCGCCAGGGTGGGGTGCTTTCTGAACGGATGTTGCTACGGCATATGCTCCGACACCTTCGGCGTCCGCTTCCCCATGAATTCCGTGGCGGCCTGGGAGCACCTCAGGCGCGGCCTTACAAGAGGCTTTGTGGCCCCTCCCTCCCTGCCGGTCATTCCCACACAGGCTATCAGCGCTGTTTTTCTCTTCGCCCTGGCTTTTTTCGCTTTGCGCGCCTCCTTAAAAAATAAGTCCCACGTGTTTTTTCATTATGTTTTTTATTATGCAATATTCCGTTTTTTCATTGAATTTTTAAGGGCGGACATTGACAGGGCATACTACGGCCCGTTATCCGCCTCCCAGTGGATTTCCCTCTTTATCTTTCTGCTATACGGCCTGTGGCGCAGGTTCGGCAGAAAAACTTCATCGACTGTGTAA
- a CDS encoding long-chain-fatty-acid--CoA ligase: MQINIGSFLTKRAQHSPNMEALVIGGLRFTYKELNERSNRLANAMKSAGIGPGDRVAYLGLNETEFFDLYFGLGKLGAILVPVNFRLAPPEVLYIINNCEASKVVVGTDFFPVIDAIKGDLCTNSIYALGDSIPEWAQSYSDFLASGSPDEPVHVGGDDDTLTILYTSGTTGKPKGAELTHAGYFHEAVNLRATLGDVGTKMLMPLPLFHIGALAPVPHCVQFGMTMVFQRAFDPAEFLQLLATENISWFGSVPQVLMFLRSVPQFETFDWSSIRMALVYAAPVPVTLIKEFAEKGMNVRQLYGMTECTGPAAVIDADKAIVKAGSTGPAMFHCDIKLVDDKGEEVPTGELGELLLLTTHPMKGYWNNPEATASTIIDGWIHSGDMAKMDEDGYLYILDRKKDMIISGGENIYPAEVEDTLLSHPAIADVGVIGVQDEKWGEAVKAVIVLNKEQSLTQDELIEWCRDKLARFKTPKQVVFAEEIPRTPTGKILKRILRDQYNQ, encoded by the coding sequence ATGCAGATCAACATCGGGAGTTTTCTTACCAAACGCGCCCAACACAGCCCTAACATGGAAGCCCTGGTTATCGGCGGGCTCCGTTTCACCTATAAGGAGTTGAACGAGCGGTCAAACCGTCTTGCCAACGCAATGAAGTCCGCAGGGATAGGACCGGGAGACCGGGTGGCCTATCTTGGATTGAATGAAACGGAGTTTTTCGATCTTTATTTCGGCCTGGGAAAGTTGGGCGCCATTCTGGTGCCGGTGAACTTCCGCCTCGCCCCGCCTGAAGTCCTATACATCATCAACAATTGCGAAGCCTCCAAAGTAGTGGTGGGAACGGATTTTTTCCCGGTGATTGACGCCATCAAGGGCGATCTTTGCACCAACAGCATTTATGCGCTTGGCGATTCCATCCCGGAATGGGCTCAAAGCTACAGTGACTTCCTGGCATCCGGCTCTCCGGACGAGCCCGTGCATGTGGGCGGCGACGACGACACCCTGACCATCCTGTACACCTCCGGCACCACGGGCAAGCCCAAGGGCGCGGAACTGACTCACGCGGGCTACTTCCACGAAGCGGTCAACCTCCGGGCCACTCTGGGCGACGTAGGAACCAAGATGCTTATGCCGTTGCCTTTGTTCCATATCGGAGCTCTGGCGCCCGTGCCCCATTGCGTGCAATTTGGAATGACCATGGTTTTCCAGAGGGCCTTTGACCCGGCGGAATTCCTCCAACTGCTGGCCACGGAAAATATCTCCTGGTTCGGTTCCGTGCCCCAGGTGCTCATGTTCCTGCGCTCCGTGCCCCAGTTTGAGACCTTTGACTGGAGCAGCATCAGAATGGCCTTGGTCTACGCCGCGCCGGTTCCCGTAACCCTGATCAAGGAATTCGCCGAAAAGGGCATGAACGTACGTCAGCTTTACGGCATGACCGAGTGCACCGGTCCGGCGGCCGTCATCGATGCGGACAAGGCCATTGTCAAAGCCGGCTCCACCGGCCCGGCCATGTTCCATTGTGACATCAAACTGGTGGACGACAAGGGCGAGGAAGTGCCCACTGGCGAATTGGGCGAGCTCCTTCTTTTGACCACTCATCCCATGAAAGGCTACTGGAACAATCCCGAAGCCACGGCGTCGACCATCATTGACGGGTGGATTCATTCCGGCGACATGGCCAAGATGGATGAGGACGGCTACCTGTACATCCTGGACCGGAAAAAGGACATGATCATCTCCGGCGGCGAAAACATCTATCCCGCGGAAGTGGAGGACACGCTCCTCAGCCACCCCGCCATTGCGGACGTGGGCGTCATCGGCGTACAGGATGAAAAATGGGGCGAGGCGGTCAAGGCCGTCATCGTTTTGAACAAGGAGCAAAGCCTGACCCAGGACGAGCTTATTGAATGGTGCCGCGACAAGCTGGCCCGTTTCAAGACTCCCAAGCAGGTGGTGTTCGCCGAGGAAATCCCCAGGACTCCCACCGGCAAGATCCTCAAACGCATCCTCAGAGACCAGTACAATCAATAG
- a CDS encoding efflux transporter outer membrane subunit, whose amino-acid sequence MKRYLIIPVVGLTLLAAGCSLKPQYTRPEAPVSQDWPEAQAAAQAVAERSQPMDLEWREFITDQALQVVIQTALENNRDLKLAILNVQRVQALYGVQKAELFPSIGASGSSSHTKTPADLSYSGQITESDSYRVDLGVTAWEADFFGRIRSLKDAALESYLATEEAQRSAQIALISAVANAYLKLAADQEHLKLSESTLQSQKDAYHLIKSRFELGLASELDLLRAQTQVETARGDIALFTRLISQDKNALILLSGTTVPLPERVFPQKLENVQPFKSVSVGIPSETLLTRPDILAAEHQLKAANANIGAARAAFFPRIALTGSVGTASVELSDLFGSGQGTWSFMPQISVPIFDPRVYSAYKVSQADMDIAVAQYEKAIQTAFRETADAIAVENTVGEQLSAGEALVEALDKSYTLAGVRYDKGIDSYLSVLDAQRSLYSAQQQLIDIRIAKLANQIRLYTVLGGGAQ is encoded by the coding sequence ATGAAAAGATACTTGATAATCCCCGTTGTCGGTTTAACCCTGCTGGCTGCAGGATGCTCCCTCAAGCCCCAGTACACCAGGCCCGAGGCTCCTGTCAGCCAGGACTGGCCGGAAGCGCAGGCCGCGGCTCAGGCTGTGGCGGAGCGTTCCCAACCAATGGATTTGGAGTGGCGGGAGTTCATTACGGATCAGGCTTTGCAGGTGGTCATTCAAACCGCGCTGGAAAATAACCGGGACCTTAAGCTGGCGATCCTGAACGTGCAGCGGGTCCAGGCCTTGTACGGCGTCCAGAAGGCGGAGCTGTTTCCGTCCATTGGCGCCAGCGGGTCTTCGTCCCATACCAAAACCCCTGCGGACCTCTCCTACTCCGGTCAGATCACAGAGTCGGATAGCTACAGGGTGGACCTGGGCGTGACCGCCTGGGAAGCGGATTTTTTCGGCCGCATCAGAAGCCTGAAAGACGCCGCCCTGGAAAGCTACCTGGCGACTGAAGAGGCGCAGCGCAGCGCGCAGATCGCCCTGATATCCGCAGTGGCCAACGCCTACCTGAAACTGGCGGCGGACCAGGAGCACCTGAAACTTTCGGAATCCACGCTGCAAAGCCAAAAGGACGCCTACCACCTGATTAAAAGCAGGTTCGAGCTGGGTCTGGCTTCCGAACTGGACCTGCTCCGCGCCCAAACCCAGGTGGAAACGGCCAGGGGCGACATCGCTTTATTCACGCGATTGATTTCCCAGGATAAAAACGCCCTCATCCTTCTCAGCGGGACTACGGTTCCCCTGCCGGAGCGGGTGTTTCCTCAAAAGCTGGAAAACGTGCAGCCTTTTAAAAGCGTATCGGTCGGAATTCCTTCTGAAACCCTGCTCACCAGGCCCGACATCCTGGCGGCCGAGCATCAGTTAAAGGCGGCCAACGCCAACATCGGCGCGGCCAGGGCGGCTTTCTTCCCGCGCATCGCCTTGACCGGGTCCGTGGGAACGGCCAGTGTGGAACTAAGCGACCTGTTCGGCTCGGGTCAGGGAACCTGGAGCTTCATGCCCCAGATTTCCGTGCCCATTTTCGACCCCAGGGTTTACTCCGCCTACAAAGTTTCGCAGGCGGATATGGACATCGCCGTGGCGCAATATGAAAAGGCCATCCAGACCGCATTCAGGGAAACGGCAGACGCCATCGCCGTGGAAAACACGGTGGGCGAGCAACTCTCCGCCGGGGAGGCCCTGGTGGAAGCCCTGGACAAGTCTTACACTCTGGCCGGCGTACGTTACGACAAGGGCATCGACAGCTATCTGAGCGTCCTGGACGCCCAGCGCTCCTTGTACTCGGCCCAGCAGCAGTTGATCGACATTCGCATCGCCAAGCTGGCCAACCAGATTCGCTTGTACACGGTTCTGGGAGGCGGCGCCCAATAG
- a CDS encoding efflux RND transporter permease subunit, with the protein MLANFFLDRPVFAWVIAIIIMLAGGLAIYNLPISQYPPIAPPSIAIEAMYPGASAETVENTVVQIIEQKMVGFENLLYMSAESSSSGVGRIEMTFVPGSDPDMAWAKVQNKLQLAMPSLPEVVQSQGVSVSKSTRNYLIIVGIISEDGSMDYSDLADYVNSNLEKVLARVPGVGEVEAFSPQYAMRIWFNPDKLNSYNLTVQDVIAALRTYNVEVSAGAFGAQPAVEGQKMNASIVVQNLLQTPAQFAAIPIRNNPDGSVIKVGDVARTELGSESYAVVPLFNGQPSAALAIRQAAGANALETAQNVRDKLAEMEKYFPPGLKVTYPYDTTPFVRVAIHEVVKTLFEAVFLVFLVMLLFLGSFRATLIPTIAVPVVLLGTFGVLGLFGFSINMLTMFAMVLAIGLLVDDAIVVVENVERIMEEEGLPPKEATRKSMHEITSALIGIGLVLSAVFGPMAFFGGSTGVIYRQFSLTIISAMLLSVVVALILTPVLCASLLKEGHQTRKGKRTFTPLRAFVDLFNRGFNWVRDIYLMMVGGILRFKVVFMLCFIGIVFAFVHFFQQMPTAYLPNEDQGIVLAMVQLPTGSTMEQTDEILAEIQDYFLEQEKEAVKSVLTLSGMSFAGMGQNNGLAFIKLKDWDLRLRPDLKADAVAGRAMMRFFQIRNARAYAFTPPAVSELGTAKGFDFQLQDRSGLGHQALVAAEYQLLGIASQDNRLANVRPNAIPDQAEYRVDVDWEKAGTLGVPLSVIHSSVSAAFGSAYVNDFIQAGRVKRVYIQADAPHRMLPEDLNKLYFRGNSGTMVPYSSVATGRWTEGAQQLQRYNGFPSINFQGEAAPGRSSGEAMQAMEEIMDKLPQGFGFDWTGISYQERMASSQTGLLYAFSILAIFLCLAALYESWPIPISILLALPLGAIGGVFATTLRGLPNDVYFQIGLLTTLGLTTKNAILIVQFAKAKREEGMDLVSATLEGAKLRFRPIIMTSLAFGFGVLPLFLANGAGAGAQIAIGTSVLGGMVTGTVLVTLFTPLFYVIIARLFIPRKKLTGAQPQSSEANEEEPETAPAEG; encoded by the coding sequence ATGTTAGCAAATTTTTTCCTGGATCGCCCGGTTTTCGCCTGGGTTATCGCCATTATCATCATGCTGGCGGGCGGGCTGGCAATCTACAACCTGCCCATATCCCAGTATCCGCCCATCGCACCGCCGTCCATCGCTATTGAGGCCATGTACCCCGGAGCCTCGGCGGAAACCGTGGAAAACACGGTGGTCCAGATCATCGAACAAAAAATGGTTGGTTTTGAAAACCTGCTGTATATGTCCGCGGAGAGCAGTTCGTCAGGCGTGGGCAGGATTGAAATGACCTTCGTGCCGGGCAGCGATCCCGACATGGCGTGGGCCAAGGTGCAGAACAAGCTGCAGCTTGCCATGCCCAGCCTTCCCGAGGTGGTCCAAAGCCAGGGCGTCAGCGTCAGCAAGTCCACCCGGAACTACCTGATCATCGTCGGCATCATTTCCGAAGACGGGTCCATGGACTACAGCGACCTGGCCGACTACGTGAACTCCAACCTGGAAAAAGTTTTGGCAAGGGTTCCCGGAGTCGGCGAGGTGGAGGCGTTCAGCCCCCAATACGCCATGCGGATCTGGTTTAACCCGGACAAGCTGAACAGCTACAACCTGACGGTTCAGGACGTGATCGCCGCCTTAAGGACTTATAACGTGGAGGTTTCGGCCGGGGCGTTCGGCGCGCAGCCGGCGGTGGAAGGCCAAAAAATGAACGCCTCCATTGTCGTGCAAAACCTTTTGCAAACGCCTGCGCAGTTCGCCGCCATTCCCATCAGGAACAATCCTGACGGTTCGGTCATCAAGGTCGGAGACGTTGCAAGGACAGAGTTGGGGTCGGAAAGCTACGCGGTCGTGCCCTTGTTCAACGGCCAGCCTTCGGCGGCCCTGGCCATTCGGCAGGCGGCAGGCGCCAACGCATTGGAGACCGCCCAAAACGTCCGGGACAAACTTGCAGAAATGGAAAAATACTTTCCGCCAGGACTGAAGGTGACTTACCCCTACGATACCACCCCCTTTGTTCGGGTGGCCATTCACGAAGTGGTCAAGACCCTGTTCGAAGCGGTCTTCCTGGTGTTTTTGGTCATGCTTCTGTTTTTAGGGAGCTTCCGGGCCACGCTCATCCCCACCATCGCCGTGCCCGTGGTTTTGCTGGGCACCTTCGGCGTGCTGGGTTTGTTCGGCTTTTCCATCAACATGCTGACAATGTTCGCCATGGTTTTGGCCATCGGCCTGTTGGTGGACGACGCCATCGTGGTCGTGGAAAATGTGGAGCGCATCATGGAGGAGGAGGGGCTGCCCCCCAAGGAGGCCACCCGCAAGTCCATGCACGAAATCACCAGCGCCCTGATCGGCATCGGCCTGGTGCTTTCCGCCGTGTTCGGCCCCATGGCTTTTTTCGGCGGCTCCACGGGCGTCATCTATCGCCAGTTTTCTCTGACCATTATCTCGGCCATGCTGCTTTCCGTGGTTGTGGCCTTGATTCTGACCCCGGTGCTTTGCGCTTCCTTGCTTAAGGAAGGGCATCAAACCCGGAAGGGTAAAAGGACATTTACTCCGCTTCGCGCCTTTGTGGATCTTTTCAACAGGGGCTTCAACTGGGTTCGGGACATCTATTTAATGATGGTGGGGGGCATTCTCAGGTTTAAAGTGGTTTTCATGCTTTGCTTCATTGGAATCGTGTTTGCTTTCGTTCATTTTTTCCAGCAAATGCCCACGGCTTACCTGCCCAATGAAGACCAGGGAATCGTTCTGGCTATGGTGCAACTGCCCACCGGGTCCACCATGGAGCAGACGGACGAGATTTTGGCTGAAATCCAGGATTATTTTCTGGAGCAGGAAAAAGAAGCCGTCAAATCAGTTCTGACGCTTTCAGGGATGAGCTTCGCAGGCATGGGCCAGAACAACGGACTTGCCTTTATTAAACTGAAGGATTGGGACCTCAGACTTCGGCCTGATTTGAAGGCGGACGCCGTGGCAGGCAGGGCCATGATGCGGTTCTTCCAAATCCGAAACGCCCGCGCTTACGCGTTTACGCCGCCCGCCGTGTCGGAATTGGGCACGGCCAAGGGTTTTGACTTCCAGTTGCAGGATCGAAGCGGTTTAGGACACCAAGCCCTCGTTGCCGCGGAGTATCAATTGCTGGGCATCGCGTCCCAAGACAACCGCTTGGCCAACGTGCGGCCCAACGCCATTCCTGACCAGGCGGAATACCGGGTGGACGTGGACTGGGAGAAAGCGGGAACGCTGGGAGTGCCCTTGTCGGTCATCCATAGCTCCGTTTCCGCCGCTTTTGGAAGCGCTTACGTAAACGACTTTATCCAGGCGGGCCGCGTCAAGCGTGTGTATATTCAGGCTGACGCTCCCCACCGCATGCTGCCGGAGGATCTGAACAAGCTTTACTTCCGGGGCAATTCCGGGACCATGGTTCCCTACTCCTCGGTGGCCACGGGACGATGGACCGAAGGCGCCCAGCAGCTTCAACGGTACAACGGCTTTCCCTCCATCAACTTTCAGGGGGAAGCGGCGCCGGGCAGAAGTTCGGGCGAAGCCATGCAAGCCATGGAGGAAATCATGGACAAGCTGCCGCAGGGCTTTGGTTTCGACTGGACGGGCATTTCGTACCAGGAGCGGATGGCAAGCTCTCAGACGGGCCTCTTGTACGCCTTTTCCATCCTGGCGATCTTCCTGTGCCTGGCGGCCTTGTATGAAAGCTGGCCCATTCCCATCTCCATTTTGCTGGCATTGCCTTTGGGCGCCATTGGAGGCGTGTTTGCCACGACTCTGCGCGGCCTGCCTAATGACGTGTACTTCCAGATCGGGCTGCTGACCACCTTGGGCCTGACCACCAAGAACGCCATTCTGATCGTTCAGTTCGCCAAAGCCAAGCGGGAGGAAGGCATGGATCTGGTCTCGGCCACCCTGGAAGGCGCCAAGCTGCGGTTCAGGCCCATTATCATGACATCGCTGGCCTTCGGGTTCGGCGTGCTTCCCTTGTTCCTGGCCAATGGCGCCGGCGCCGGCGCCCAGATAGCCATCGGCACCTCGGTGCTCGGCGGCATGGTGACAGGTACGGTTTTGGTCACCTTGTTCACGCCGTTGTTTTACGTGATAATCGCCAGGCTGTTCATCCCCAGAAAAAAACTGACCGGCGCTCAACCTCAATCGTCCGAAGCAAACGAGGAAGAACCCGAAACGGCGCCAGCCGAAGGATAG
- a CDS encoding efflux RND transporter periplasmic adaptor subunit, which produces MTLPRQQDAYRLIGLLAFLLFASLLFGCNEQQPQNAAAPAAAMPPPEVGVVTVSPQSVTLTTELPGRTSPFLISEIRPQVNGLIQKRLFVEGADVEAGQVLYQIDPAPFEAAYENAEANLSAVKKSADRAQAGLEAAMAGVAQAEASYKLAMTNGDRFTKAYEQQAVSASERDQAVTQVEVARATLEAAKAQVDSERKALASAKASIKQAEAALKTTRIQLDYTQITAPISGRIGRSAVTEGAIVTAYQPTALSTIQQTDPVFVDVPQSTLDVLRLSKLAKSGEIQTDGEGQAEVGLMLEDGTEYPHKGTLEFRDVTVDPTTGSVTLRMVFPNPDQTLLPGMFVRAVVQEGVAKDAILAPQDGVRRNPKGLPLAYVVNKDNVVEQRLLTLDRAIGDKWLVTSGLHDGDRVIVEGSQKIRPGATVRVADMAKTGAGAAAPKAQPEA; this is translated from the coding sequence ATGACATTGCCCCGCCAACAAGACGCCTACCGGTTGATCGGCTTATTAGCCTTTTTGCTGTTCGCATCCTTATTGTTCGGATGCAACGAGCAACAACCTCAGAACGCTGCTGCACCAGCAGCGGCCATGCCGCCGCCGGAAGTGGGAGTGGTTACGGTCTCGCCGCAGTCCGTCACGCTCACCACGGAATTGCCCGGACGCACCTCGCCTTTCCTGATTTCCGAGATCCGGCCCCAGGTAAACGGGCTGATCCAAAAGCGCCTGTTTGTGGAAGGCGCGGACGTGGAAGCCGGCCAGGTCTTGTATCAGATCGATCCGGCGCCCTTTGAGGCGGCTTACGAAAACGCCGAAGCCAACTTGTCCGCCGTCAAAAAGTCCGCGGACCGCGCTCAGGCCGGCCTGGAAGCGGCCATGGCCGGCGTGGCCCAGGCCGAGGCGTCATACAAGTTGGCTATGACCAACGGCGATAGATTTACCAAGGCTTATGAGCAGCAGGCCGTTTCCGCCAGCGAGCGGGACCAGGCGGTGACTCAGGTGGAAGTGGCTCGCGCCACCCTGGAGGCCGCCAAGGCCCAGGTGGATAGCGAGCGAAAGGCTTTAGCCTCGGCCAAAGCGAGCATCAAGCAGGCGGAGGCAGCCCTGAAGACCACACGCATCCAGTTGGATTATACACAAATCACGGCGCCCATTTCCGGCCGCATAGGCAGGTCCGCCGTGACGGAAGGCGCCATTGTCACCGCTTATCAGCCTACTGCTTTGTCAACTATTCAGCAGACCGACCCTGTGTTTGTGGATGTTCCCCAATCCACGCTGGACGTGCTGCGGCTTTCCAAGCTGGCCAAGAGCGGCGAAATCCAGACCGACGGAGAGGGACAGGCTGAAGTGGGCCTGATGCTGGAGGACGGCACGGAATACCCCCACAAAGGAACCTTGGAGTTCCGAGACGTTACCGTTGACCCCACAACCGGGTCCGTCACCCTGCGCATGGTCTTCCCCAACCCGGACCAGACCCTGCTGCCCGGCATGTTCGTCCGCGCCGTCGTCCAGGAAGGCGTGGCTAAGGACGCCATCCTGGCGCCCCAGGACGGGGTGCGGCGCAACCCCAAAGGGCTGCCTTTGGCTTACGTGGTTAACAAGGACAATGTGGTGGAGCAGCGGCTTCTGACTCTGGACAGGGCCATCGGGGACAAGTGGCTTGTGACTTCCGGCCTGCACGACGGAGACCGGGTTATTGTGGAGGGATCCCAGAAAATCCGCCCAGGAGCGACTGTAAGGGTCGCTGATATGGCAAAAACCGGCGCCGGCGCCGCCGCTCCCAAGGCGCAGCCAGAGGCTTAA
- a CDS encoding TetR/AcrR family transcriptional regulator: MKGKRLSRKERERERQRREIMAAAHILFSERGYHGVSMQEIADQAEFAVGTLYNFFKSKGDLYQESMLEETEKFMGQLTKVLDEPVDEVAKLRSLVRAKGIYFLNNASKIRIFHAELRQASDSAITELDSKIQTKRLSLMKDVAAVFESGMKKGTFQRIGDSYILAKSLDNITHSFLLSWIENPEQYPYPEDPDVILNILFKGLIQD; this comes from the coding sequence ATGAAGGGAAAACGGCTTTCCAGGAAAGAAAGGGAAAGGGAGCGCCAGAGGCGTGAAATCATGGCGGCGGCCCACATCTTGTTTTCAGAGAGGGGCTATCACGGCGTTTCCATGCAGGAAATCGCCGACCAGGCCGAATTTGCCGTAGGCACCCTTTACAATTTCTTCAAGAGCAAGGGGGATTTGTACCAGGAGTCCATGCTCGAAGAAACGGAAAAATTTATGGGACAGTTAACCAAAGTCCTTGACGAACCCGTGGACGAGGTTGCAAAATTGCGGAGCCTTGTCAGGGCGAAAGGGATATATTTCTTAAATAACGCCTCCAAAATACGCATATTTCATGCAGAGCTTCGACAGGCCTCCGACAGCGCTATCACAGAACTGGATTCTAAAATCCAGACTAAACGCCTCAGCTTGATGAAAGATGTAGCGGCGGTTTTTGAAAGCGGCATGAAAAAAGGGACTTTCCAGCGCATCGGAGATTCCTATATTTTAGCCAAGTCTTTGGACAACATTACGCACTCTTTTTTATTGTCTTGGATAGAAAATCCCGAGCAGTATCCTTATCCGGAAGATCCCGACGTGATTTTAAACATCCTGTTTAAAGGGCTTATCCAAGACTAA
- a CDS encoding P-loop NTPase — MNSASIDISADKLRQMRAACACLFSPRQANDDVFLRSLDMEQVRKAFREKARHCHPDLHRGESSLAAARWSEQFMRARQAYELIIDCIPKEETAVRRPLPRIIAVGGAKGGIGKSILAANLGVHLARLGRKTVVVDLDLGGANLHLYMGMTRMQRSINDYLDRTAPTLESIMAQTKHGPWLIGGDSSRLGAGNIPFAVKMRLIKAIKSLDADHVILDLGGDTSFNVMDFFLSADRGLVLTTCDPASYLEAYNFIKVGLFRKLNRIFGEENPVPAKRYKPLEELIRTATMPKGDQKACTVTDILSRVESQQPAYAQAVRKAVSGYSPFLAINRENRPAKTQNVVDRIREVSRKMLNIDVQYSGCLPNGEEVENSARCLVPVLSQCPHGEYSKGVQALAARLA, encoded by the coding sequence ATGAACAGCGCCTCTATCGATATTTCGGCGGACAAGCTGCGCCAGATGCGTGCTGCCTGCGCTTGTCTCTTTTCGCCTCGTCAAGCAAATGACGATGTCTTTTTACGCTCCCTTGACATGGAGCAAGTGCGCAAGGCCTTCCGGGAAAAAGCCCGGCATTGCCACCCTGACCTGCATCGGGGGGAATCCAGCCTGGCCGCGGCGCGATGGTCCGAGCAATTCATGAGAGCCCGTCAGGCCTACGAGCTGATTATCGACTGCATTCCCAAAGAGGAGACGGCGGTCCGGAGGCCTCTCCCCAGGATCATCGCCGTGGGCGGCGCAAAGGGCGGCATAGGAAAAAGCATCCTGGCCGCCAATCTGGGCGTGCATTTGGCGCGTTTGGGCCGAAAGACCGTTGTGGTGGACCTGGACCTGGGCGGCGCCAACCTGCATTTGTACATGGGCATGACTCGCATGCAGCGCAGCATCAACGATTATTTGGATCGGACCGCCCCGACCCTGGAAAGCATCATGGCGCAGACCAAGCACGGCCCCTGGCTGATCGGCGGGGACAGCTCCCGGCTGGGCGCCGGAAACATTCCGTTTGCGGTCAAGATGCGCCTGATCAAGGCCATCAAAAGCCTGGACGCGGATCACGTCATCCTGGACCTGGGCGGCGACACCTCCTTCAATGTCATGGATTTTTTCCTGTCCGCGGACCGGGGCCTGGTTTTGACCACCTGCGATCCCGCGTCCTATTTGGAGGCCTACAATTTCATCAAGGTTGGGCTTTTCAGGAAGTTGAACCGGATTTTCGGAGAGGAAAATCCCGTCCCTGCAAAACGGTATAAGCCTCTGGAGGAATTGATTCGCACGGCGACCATGCCCAAGGGGGACCAAAAAGCCTGCACGGTGACCGACATCCTGTCCCGGGTGGAGTCCCAGCAGCCGGCCTACGCCCAGGCAGTCAGAAAAGCGGTCTCCGGGTACAGCCCGTTTTTGGCAATCAACCGGGAGAATCGGCCCGCCAAGACCCAGAACGTGGTGGACAGGATCAGGGAGGTTTCCCGAAAAATGTTGAACATCGACGTCCAGTACTCCGGCTGCCTTCCCAACGGGGAGGAAGTGGAAAACAGCGCCCGCTGCCTGGTTCCGGTTCTCTCCCAATGCCCCCACGGCGAGTACAGCAAAGGCGTTCAGGCCCTGGCCGCCCGGTTAGCCTAA